A single window of Candidatus Methylomirabilota bacterium DNA harbors:
- a CDS encoding ABC transporter ATP-binding protein, producing MLDVVGLDVFYGRVQALRGVSLHVTPGELVTIVGPNGGGKTTLLRALTGLVPVRAGTIAFGGARISDQPTEVIVRRGLALVPEGRELFGPLTVRENLALGAYPCGRAARRAHLGPDLERVLGLFPALRPRLGQAAATLSGGEQQMVAIGRALISRPRLLLLDEPSVGLAPLVIGEIFRALAALKREGLTMLLIEQNARAAFRIADRGYALRPGGVISEVTANGHGSEPAHAYGLVLSRQEATP from the coding sequence ATGCTCGACGTCGTCGGCCTCGACGTCTTCTACGGCCGCGTCCAGGCGTTGCGCGGGGTGAGCCTGCACGTGACCCCGGGCGAGCTGGTCACCATCGTCGGACCCAACGGCGGTGGCAAAACGACGCTCCTGCGCGCGCTGACCGGCCTGGTGCCCGTGCGCGCGGGCACGATCGCGTTCGGCGGCGCCCGCATCAGCGACCAGCCGACCGAGGTCATCGTGCGCCGGGGCCTGGCCCTGGTGCCCGAGGGGCGCGAGCTCTTCGGGCCGCTCACTGTGCGGGAGAACCTCGCGCTGGGCGCCTACCCGTGCGGGCGGGCCGCGCGGCGGGCGCACCTCGGCCCCGACCTCGAGCGCGTCCTCGGCCTCTTCCCGGCCCTACGACCGCGTCTCGGTCAGGCCGCAGCCACGCTGTCGGGCGGGGAGCAACAGATGGTGGCGATCGGCCGCGCCCTGATCAGCCGGCCGCGCCTGCTGCTGCTCGACGAGCCGTCGGTGGGCCTGGCGCCCCTCGTCATCGGCGAGATCTTCCGGGCCCTGGCCGCGTTGAAGCGGGAGGGGCTCACCATGCTCCTCATCGAGCAGAACGCGCGCGCCGCGTTCCGTATCGCCGATCGCGGCTACGCTCTCCGCCCGGGCGGCGTGATCTCGGAGGTGACGGCGAACGGCCATGGTTCCGAGCCGGCCCACGCGTACGGCCTCGTCCTCAGTCGCCAGGAGGCTACCCCATGA
- a CDS encoding branched-chain amino acid ABC transporter permease, translating into MSARRRWAVLAAVGAGLAALPWLVASGYVLGTLVFIGLNALAALGLSLVMGYAGQVSLGQAAFLALGAYVSGVLTTTGGWNGWAALAVAFVAGTLTALLVGLPIFRLSGLLLAMATLGFGIIVYYVLVNWSAVTGGPSGLTGIPPLRVGRFAFTTDARMLWLTWACLLVAMGLAGNLVDSRIGRALRAIHGNEAAAQAAGIDVTRLKLGVFALAGGLTALAGSLYAHYLTVINPSPFGFVYSVELVVMVVLGGVSSLWGAVLGAAIVVVLVEGLRSLLPRVAATHGAAEYEIILFGLALMAFMVFLPRGLSGLRHSRP; encoded by the coding sequence ATGAGCGCTCGCCGACGCTGGGCGGTGCTGGCCGCGGTGGGGGCAGGGCTGGCCGCGCTGCCGTGGCTCGTCGCCTCCGGCTACGTCCTGGGCACGCTCGTCTTCATCGGCCTCAACGCCCTGGCCGCGCTGGGGCTCTCGCTGGTCATGGGCTATGCCGGGCAGGTGTCGCTCGGCCAGGCCGCCTTCCTCGCCCTCGGGGCCTACGTGAGCGGCGTGTTGACCACCACTGGCGGCTGGAACGGCTGGGCCGCGCTCGCCGTCGCCTTCGTCGCCGGCACCCTGACCGCGCTCCTCGTGGGATTGCCGATCTTCCGCCTGTCCGGCCTGCTCCTGGCCATGGCCACGCTCGGCTTCGGCATCATCGTCTACTACGTCCTCGTGAACTGGAGCGCCGTCACCGGAGGGCCGTCGGGGCTCACGGGCATCCCGCCGCTGCGGGTGGGACGCTTCGCCTTCACCACCGACGCCCGCATGCTCTGGCTCACCTGGGCCTGCCTGCTCGTAGCCATGGGGCTCGCCGGCAACCTCGTCGACTCCCGTATCGGACGCGCGCTGCGGGCCATTCACGGCAACGAGGCCGCCGCCCAGGCGGCAGGTATCGACGTGACCCGGCTCAAGCTCGGCGTGTTCGCGCTGGCCGGGGGCCTCACCGCGCTCGCCGGGTCGCTCTACGCTCACTACCTGACCGTGATCAATCCTTCGCCGTTCGGGTTTGTCTACTCCGTCGAGCTGGTGGTCATGGTGGTGCTCGGAGGCGTTTCGAGTCTGTGGGGCGCGGTGCTGGGCGCCGCCATCGTCGTGGTGCTCGTGGAGGGGCTGCGGAGCCTGCTGCCCCGGGTGGCGGCCACACACGGTGCCGCCGAGTACGAGATCATCCTCTTCGGCCTCGCCCTCATGGCCTTCATGGTCTTTCTGCCTCGCGGCCTCAGCGGACTGCGACATTCGCGGCCATGA
- a CDS encoding branched-chain amino acid ABC transporter permease, which yields MSITDQLAQYLASGLVVGGVYALIGLGFVIVYSVTRVINFAQGEMVMLGALGTATLVERGLGLPAAFALTVVAVAALGAVLERVAVHPLRAGPALSLLILTIGASIALRGAALIAWGTDPFALPAFSPGPPLRVLGAVVVRQGLWVLAVAVVVFALLWVFFTRTYPGTAVRACAVNPRAARLMGIRVDRMFLLAFALAGALGATAGAVIAPITYATYDMGLLLGLKGFVAAVLGGLVSPPGAVAGGFLLGVLESLAAGFVSSGYKDAVAFVILILLALAQVAGWLPWRVADEA from the coding sequence GTGAGCATTACCGACCAGCTGGCCCAGTACCTCGCCTCCGGGCTGGTGGTGGGGGGCGTCTACGCCCTCATCGGGCTGGGCTTCGTGATCGTCTACAGTGTCACCCGGGTCATCAACTTCGCCCAGGGCGAGATGGTGATGCTGGGCGCGTTGGGTACGGCGACCCTGGTGGAGCGGGGCCTGGGCCTTCCCGCAGCCTTCGCACTGACGGTCGTCGCCGTCGCCGCGCTCGGCGCCGTGCTGGAGCGGGTGGCCGTCCACCCGCTCCGCGCCGGCCCGGCGTTGTCGCTCCTCATCCTCACCATCGGCGCCTCCATCGCCCTCCGGGGCGCGGCGCTGATCGCCTGGGGCACCGACCCCTTCGCGCTGCCCGCGTTCTCCCCGGGGCCGCCCCTTCGCGTGCTCGGGGCCGTGGTCGTGCGGCAGGGGCTGTGGGTGCTCGCCGTCGCTGTCGTCGTCTTCGCACTGCTGTGGGTCTTCTTCACGCGCACCTACCCGGGCACCGCCGTCCGTGCCTGCGCGGTGAACCCCCGCGCCGCCCGGCTCATGGGCATCCGCGTCGACCGCATGTTCCTGCTGGCATTCGCGCTGGCCGGCGCGCTCGGAGCCACCGCCGGCGCCGTGATCGCGCCGATCACGTACGCCACCTACGACATGGGCCTCTTGCTCGGGCTCAAGGGATTCGTGGCCGCCGTGCTCGGAGGCCTGGTGAGCCCGCCGGGCGCCGTCGCCGGCGGTTTCCTGCTCGGCGTGCTCGAGTCCCTGGCCGCCGGCTTCGTCTCCTCCGGCTACAAGGACGCCGTCGCCTTCGTCATCCTCATCCTGCTCGCCCTCGCCCAGGTGGCCGGCTGGCTGCCCTGGCGGGTGGCCGACGAGGCCTGA
- a CDS encoding ABC transporter substrate-binding protein, producing the protein MRLLIALLLSIGTAVAATSAAPGQEVYRIGAIFSITGPGSSLGIPERDTALMIESEVNARGGIKAPDGRLHPIKLVIYDDGSDETKAVLAAKKLIDEDRVAAIIGTTLSGTSLAILDTVQKAEVPMVSCAAAIKIVEPVAERKWIFKTPQSDHLIVGVLAEHLKAKGLTRVGWLNVDYAFGQLGWIEFEKAARRLGLTVVANEKFGQRDVDMTAQLTRVKAANPQAVIVWSIPPSASLATKNYADLGLRAPLFQSHGVGNKRYIELAGPAANGVVFPVGKLLVAEQLADGDAQKPVLLAYARDFEARYGPRNTFGGHAWDALWLVLRAMETAGPDRAAIRTAIEGTRNFVGITGIFNFSPTDHNGLDVRAVTMVQIADGQWKVAR; encoded by the coding sequence ATGCGCTTGCTCATCGCACTGCTGCTCAGCATCGGCACGGCGGTCGCGGCTACCTCGGCGGCGCCGGGCCAGGAGGTCTACAGGATCGGGGCGATCTTCTCCATCACCGGCCCCGGCTCCTCGCTCGGCATCCCCGAGCGTGACACCGCGCTCATGATCGAGAGCGAGGTCAATGCCAGAGGCGGGATCAAGGCGCCGGACGGCCGGCTGCACCCGATCAAGCTCGTCATCTACGACGACGGTAGCGACGAGACCAAGGCCGTCCTGGCCGCCAAGAAGCTCATCGACGAGGATCGGGTCGCGGCCATCATCGGCACCACGCTCAGCGGCACCTCGCTGGCCATCCTCGACACCGTGCAGAAGGCCGAAGTGCCGATGGTCTCCTGCGCGGCGGCCATCAAGATCGTGGAGCCGGTGGCCGAGCGGAAGTGGATCTTCAAGACTCCCCAGAGCGATCACCTGATCGTGGGGGTGCTGGCCGAGCACCTCAAGGCCAAGGGGCTCACCCGGGTGGGCTGGCTCAACGTGGATTACGCCTTCGGCCAACTGGGGTGGATCGAATTCGAGAAGGCGGCCCGGCGCCTGGGTCTCACTGTCGTGGCCAACGAGAAATTCGGCCAGCGGGACGTGGACATGACCGCCCAGCTCACTCGCGTGAAGGCGGCCAACCCCCAGGCCGTCATCGTCTGGTCGATCCCGCCCTCCGCCTCCCTCGCCACCAAGAACTACGCCGACCTCGGGCTGCGAGCGCCCCTGTTCCAGAGCCACGGTGTCGGCAACAAGCGCTACATCGAGCTGGCCGGTCCTGCCGCCAACGGGGTCGTCTTCCCCGTGGGCAAGTTGCTGGTCGCCGAACAGCTCGCCGACGGCGACGCGCAGAAGCCGGTGCTGCTCGCCTATGCGCGCGACTTCGAAGCCCGCTACGGCCCGCGCAACACCTTCGGTGGCCACGCCTGGGACGCGCTCTGGCTCGTGTTGCGGGCGATGGAGACGGCCGGACCGGACCGGGCGGCCATCCGCACAGCCATCGAGGGCACCCGGAACTTCGTAGGGATCACCGGCATCTTCAACTTCTCGCCGACCGACCACAACGGGCTCGACGTGCGGGCCGTCACCATGGTCCAGATCGCCGACGGCCAGTGGAAGGTCGCCCGGTGA
- a CDS encoding ABC transporter ATP-binding protein, with protein MTVRSLLDVQGLAKHFGGVAAVRGVDFAVASGQIKALIGPNGAGKTTIFNMICGALVPTRGRAFFRGEALPVGRPDAVAARGIARTFQLVRLFGDMTVREHVLVGGHRGGRAGWTACALRTRATRREEQRLHARAAAVLERVGLATRADVPAAALPYGEQRLVEVARALAMEPSLLLLDEPGGGLDAGEQERLATLIRAIRDDGTTVLLVDHHMDFVMGISDEVLVLSYGQKLAEGRPADVRRHPAVIAAYLGEEAA; from the coding sequence ATGACGGTGCGATCCCTCCTCGACGTCCAGGGTCTCGCCAAGCACTTCGGCGGCGTGGCCGCCGTACGCGGTGTCGACTTCGCCGTCGCCTCCGGCCAGATCAAGGCTCTCATCGGGCCCAACGGCGCCGGCAAGACGACCATCTTCAACATGATCTGCGGCGCCCTGGTGCCCACCCGGGGCCGGGCCTTCTTCCGCGGGGAGGCGCTGCCGGTAGGCCGCCCCGACGCCGTGGCGGCGCGCGGCATCGCCCGGACCTTTCAGCTCGTGCGGCTCTTCGGCGATATGACCGTGCGGGAGCACGTGCTGGTGGGCGGCCATCGAGGCGGGCGCGCGGGCTGGACGGCGTGCGCCCTGCGGACCCGGGCCACGCGGCGAGAGGAGCAGCGCCTGCACGCGCGCGCGGCCGCCGTCCTCGAGCGCGTCGGACTGGCCACTCGCGCCGATGTCCCGGCGGCCGCATTGCCTTATGGCGAGCAGCGGCTGGTCGAGGTGGCCCGCGCGCTGGCCATGGAACCGAGCTTGCTGCTGCTCGACGAGCCGGGGGGCGGCCTCGATGCCGGGGAGCAGGAACGGCTGGCCACCCTGATCCGCGCCATTCGCGACGACGGCACCACGGTCCTTCTCGTCGACCACCACATGGACTTCGTGATGGGGATCTCGGACGAGGTCCTGGTGCTTTCATACGGCCAGAAGCTCGCCGAGGGCCGGCCGGCCGACGTGCGCAGGCATCCGGCGGTGATCGCCGCCTACCTCGGCGAGGAGGCCGCCTGA